A stretch of the Panicum virgatum strain AP13 chromosome 9N, P.virgatum_v5, whole genome shotgun sequence genome encodes the following:
- the LOC120688282 gene encoding 40S ribosomal protein Sa-2-like encodes MAAAAGGGAPRALSQKEQDIQMMLAADVQLGTKNCDFQMERYVFKRRTDGIYIINLGKTWEKLQLAARVIVAIENPQDIIVQSARPYGQRAVLKFAQYTGAHAIAGRHTPGTFTNQLQTSFSEPRLLILTDPRTDHQPIKESALGNIPTIAFCDTDSPMRYVDIGIPANNKGRNSIGCLFWLLARMVLQMRGTILPGHKWEVMVDLFFYRDPEEAKEQEEEAAAAPEFAAITDYPAADQWGGGDQWTSDVAAPPVAVGGTGAEWGAAPAPVPTGEGWDPAGAPAPVEGAVPPVVAASAGWDPAAQPTAQGWD; translated from the exons atggcggcggcggcaggcggaggCGCGCCGCGGGCGTTGTCCCAGAAGGAGCAGGACATCCAGATGAtgctcgccgccgacgtccaACTGGGCACCAAGAACTGCGACTTCCAGATGGAGCGCTACGTCTTCAAGCGCCGCACTGACG GCATCTACATCATCAACCTTGGCAAGACATGGGAGAAGCTCCAGCTGGCGGCGAGGGTAATCGTTGCCATTGAGAACCCTCAGGACATCATTGTCCAGTCCGCCCGCCCCTACGGCCAGCGCGCCGTCCTCAAGTTCGCGCAGTACACTGGTGCCCATGCTATTGCCGGGAGGCACACCCCTGGAACCTTCACCAATCAGCTGCAGACGTCCTTCAGTGAGCCTCGGCTGCTCATCCTTACCGACCCAAGGACTGACCACCAG CCGATCAAGGAGTCTGCTCTGGGGAACATCCCCACCATTGCCTTCTGTGATACTGACTCCCCCATGCGGTATGTCGATATCGGCATCCCAGCCAACAACAAGGGAAGGAACAGCATTGGATGCCTGTTCTGGCTCTTGGCAAGGATGGTTCTGCAGATGAGGGGCACTATCCTCCCTGGGCACAAGTGGGAAGTCATG GTTGATTTGTTCTTCTACAGAGACCCTGAGGAAgcaaaggagcaggaggaggaagctgctgctgcccctGAGTTTGCCGCTATCACTGATTACCCAGCGGCTGATCAGTGGGGTGGTGGAGACCAGTGGACCTCTGATGTTGCTGCACCGCCTGTTGCTGTTGGTGGCACTGGTGCCGAGTGGGGTGCTGCTCCAG CTCCAGTTCCTACTGGAGAAGGCTGGGATCCAGCTGGGGCTCCTGCACCTGTGGAGGGTGCTGTTCCTCCGGTTGTTGCTGCTTCGGCTGGTTGGGATCCAGCAGCACAACCCACCGCCCAGGGCTGGGACTAG